Proteins encoded in a region of the Buchnera aphidicola (Thelaxes suberi) genome:
- the tpiA gene encoding triose-phosphate isomerase, which produces MKKKTIIANWKLNGNKTMITDFLLNLHKHLTLEELHLLNIVIAFPNIYLNFAANILSDLGLNISLCAQDVSYHSIGSFTGETSVHMLKENQVKYVIVGHSERRLYHNETDLVILKKFIKIKDANLIPILCIGETLKDKQNQKTNTILQNQLEKLIKKFGNTILNNSIIAYEPIWAIGSGQSAQIEEICQVHNFIKKYITSFNEVTNNSTILNNFAIHYGGSVNEKNIDIFMNKNNIDGVLVGNASLMSGSFIKIIKKFAKKQH; this is translated from the coding sequence ATGAAAAAAAAAACTATTATTGCTAATTGGAAATTGAACGGCAATAAAACAATGATTACTGACTTTTTATTGAATTTACACAAACATTTAACATTAGAAGAGCTTCATTTATTAAATATTGTAATTGCATTTCCAAATATTTATTTAAATTTTGCTGCAAATATTTTATCTGATTTAGGTTTAAATATTTCTCTGTGTGCTCAAGATGTAAGTTATCACTCAATTGGTTCTTTTACTGGAGAAACTTCAGTACATATGTTAAAAGAAAATCAAGTGAAATATGTTATTGTCGGCCATTCTGAACGTCGATTATATCATAATGAAACTGATTTAGTTATTTTAAAAAAATTCATAAAAATTAAAGATGCAAATTTAATTCCAATATTATGTATTGGAGAAACATTAAAAGATAAACAAAACCAAAAAACAAATACAATTTTGCAAAATCAATTAGAAAAATTAATAAAAAAATTTGGAAATACAATATTGAATAATTCAATTATTGCATATGAACCAATCTGGGCTATTGGATCAGGACAATCTGCTCAAATAGAAGAAATATGTCAAGTTCATAATTTTATTAAAAAGTATATTACTTCATTTAACGAAGTAACGAATAATAGTACAATATTAAATAATTTTGCAATACATTATGGAGGTTCAGTAAATGAAAAAAATATTGATATTTTTATGAATAAAAATAATATTGACGGAGTATTAGTAGGTAATGCATCCCTAATGAGTGGTTCATTTATTAAAATTATTAAAAAATTTGCAAAAAAACAACATTAA
- the aroA gene encoding 3-phosphoshikimate 1-carboxyvinyltransferase — MSINITLKPIQYIQGNILLPGSKSISNRVLLIASLSNGITNIQNLLKSDDICYMLQALKLLGVNYQLNKNNTVCNIIGINGIFHINNNLLTLFLGNAGTAMRPLLAVLSLLKTSQIILTGDNRMKERPIKDLVDSLRQGGALIKYQEKNNYPPVIINGGYIGGEITVNGTISSQFLTALLIAAPLAKNVTIINIKGKLVSQPYIDITLNILKSFGVKIINNQYKNFFINGNQQYISPHNFFVEGDASSASYFLAAAAIKGGTVCVEGIDKNSIQGDIHFANVLQKMGAIIKWGKNCIICTKNKLTGIDIDLNHIPDAAMTIAIVALFANGKTTIRNIYNWRLKESDRITAMATEMRKIGAIIEEGKDFISIQPPKIFYPAIIETYNDHRIAMCFSLITLSGVPITIVNPNCVNKTFPEFFVKLDSISHYY, encoded by the coding sequence ATGTCAATCAATATAACTTTAAAACCGATTCAATATATACAAGGAAACATTCTACTTCCTGGATCTAAAAGTATATCAAACAGAGTATTGTTAATTGCATCTTTATCTAATGGAATAACAAATATTCAAAATTTATTAAAAAGTGATGATATCTGTTATATGTTGCAAGCTTTAAAGCTATTAGGAGTAAACTATCAACTAAACAAAAATAATACTGTTTGTAATATTATTGGAATAAATGGTATTTTCCATATAAACAATAATTTATTAACTTTATTTTTAGGCAACGCTGGAACTGCAATGCGCCCTTTATTAGCTGTTTTATCATTATTAAAAACTAGCCAAATAATATTAACCGGCGATAATCGAATGAAAGAAAGGCCAATAAAAGATTTAGTAGATAGTTTGCGTCAAGGAGGTGCTTTAATTAAATATCAAGAAAAAAATAATTACCCCCCTGTTATTATTAATGGTGGTTATATAGGAGGGGAAATAACAGTTAATGGAACTATATCTAGTCAATTTTTGACAGCTTTATTAATAGCTGCTCCTTTAGCGAAAAATGTTACTATAATTAATATTAAAGGAAAATTAGTATCCCAACCATATATAGATATTACTCTTAATATATTAAAAAGTTTTGGCGTTAAAATTATTAATAATCAATATAAAAATTTTTTTATTAATGGAAATCAACAATATATATCACCTCATAATTTTTTTGTCGAAGGAGACGCTTCTTCTGCATCTTATTTTTTAGCTGCTGCTGCAATTAAAGGAGGTACTGTTTGTGTTGAAGGAATAGATAAAAATAGCATACAAGGAGATATTCATTTTGCTAATGTTCTACAAAAAATGGGAGCAATAATAAAATGGGGAAAAAATTGTATTATATGTACTAAAAATAAATTAACAGGAATAGATATAGATTTAAACCATATTCCTGATGCCGCAATGACTATAGCAATAGTTGCATTATTTGCAAATGGAAAAACTACAATTAGAAATATATATAATTGGAGACTTAAAGAATCAGATCGAATTACAGCTATGGCAACAGAAATGAGAAAAATAGGAGCAATAATCGAAGAAGGAAAGGATTTTATCAGTATTCAACCTCCTAAAATTTTTTATCCTGCTATTATCGAAACATACAATGATCATCGTATTGCAATGTGCTTTTCTTTAATTACATTGTCTGGAGTACCTATAACAATTGTAAATCCTAATTGTGTTAATAAAACGTTTCCTGAATTTTTTGTAAAATTAGATTCTATTTCACATTATTATTAA
- the pfkA gene encoding 6-phosphofructokinase, with translation MIKTVGVLTSGGDAPGMNAAIRGVVRNGIKKGLSIYGIYDGYLGLYHNKMVLLDRYSVSDVINKGGTFLGSARFPNFLEKKFRMQSIKNMKKKNIEALIVIGGDGSYSGALRLTEMNFPCICIPSTIDNDIAGTDYTIGYSTALETIVQAIDKLRDTSSSHQRITIVEVMGRNCGDLTLSASIAGGCEFVILPEIPYNKKELLEAINLGIKKGKKHAIIVATEFTCNTSELAKYIEKKTGKETRATILGHLQRGGSPVAFDRILASRMGSYSIELLLKNYKKDCIGIKNEELVHYNIKTALNDLKRNFKYTWLNVANDLF, from the coding sequence ATGATTAAAACAGTAGGTGTGCTAACCAGTGGAGGAGATGCCCCTGGAATGAATGCAGCAATACGAGGAGTAGTTAGAAATGGAATAAAAAAGGGATTATCCATATACGGTATTTATGATGGATATTTAGGATTATATCATAATAAAATGGTATTATTAGATCGATATAGTGTTTCTGATGTAATAAATAAAGGAGGGACTTTTTTAGGTTCAGCAAGATTTCCGAATTTTTTAGAAAAAAAATTTAGAATGCAATCAATTAAAAATATGAAAAAAAAAAATATAGAAGCTTTAATTGTTATAGGTGGTGATGGGTCTTATTCTGGAGCATTACGTTTGACCGAAATGAATTTTCCTTGTATATGTATCCCAAGTACGATCGATAATGATATTGCAGGAACAGATTATACTATTGGATATAGTACAGCTTTAGAAACTATTGTACAGGCTATTGATAAATTAAGAGATACATCTTCTTCTCACCAAAGAATTACTATAGTAGAAGTAATGGGAAGAAATTGTGGAGATTTAACTTTATCAGCTTCTATTGCTGGAGGATGTGAATTTGTTATTTTGCCAGAAATTCCTTATAACAAAAAAGAATTATTAGAAGCTATAAATTTAGGCATAAAAAAAGGAAAAAAACATGCAATTATAGTTGCAACAGAATTCACATGTAATACATCTGAACTTGCTAAATATATTGAAAAAAAAACAGGAAAAGAAACACGTGCCACTATTTTAGGTCATTTACAACGAGGAGGTAGCCCTGTTGCATTTGATAGAATACTTGCTTCTAGAATGGGTTCTTATTCTATAGAATTATTATTAAAAAATTATAAAAAAGATTGTATAGGAATTAAAAATGAAGAATTAGTGCATTATAATATTAAAACTGCTTTAAACGATTTAAAGAGAAATTTTAAATATACATGGTTAAATGTTGCAAACGATTTATTTTAA
- the serS gene encoding serine--tRNA ligase, with product MLNIKLMMNQLNFFKKKLALRGFFLDIHKIQQIEYNYKNLKIKIEFLQHKRNILNKLISKYIKKKKKILFLRNKSISINTKLLLIKEKMIQIKKNRLKFYMNIPNIPDKIVPKGTSHIDNIEIFKWGDIKNFNFKIKDHVILGNLVDGLDWKSGSQITGSRFVVMSNKIALLHRALGQFMLDTHILIHGYTEINVPYIVNEKSLYGTGQLPKFKKELFQLYNEDEKNNKYFLIPTSEVPLINIFQSKKILCTDLPIKLTSLTSCFRSESASYGLDTKGLIRMHQFDKVELVQIVHPEQSNNALEELTLHAEKILKLLKLPYRKILLCSKDLSFAATKTYDLEVWFPSQNMYREVSSCSNINDFQSRRINLKIIKSFATKKEKFFPHTLNGSGLAIGRVLAAIMENNQTANGDVLVPKVLQKKYMHGIKIINSIK from the coding sequence ATGTTAAATATTAAATTAATGATGAACCAGTTAAATTTTTTTAAAAAAAAATTAGCATTAAGAGGTTTTTTTTTAGATATACATAAAATACAACAAATAGAATATAATTATAAAAATTTAAAAATAAAAATAGAATTTTTACAACACAAAAGGAACATTTTAAATAAATTAATATCTAAATATATTAAGAAAAAAAAGAAGATTTTATTTTTACGTAATAAAAGTATATCAATAAATACAAAATTATTATTAATAAAAGAAAAAATGATTCAAATAAAAAAAAATAGATTAAAATTTTATATGAATATTCCTAATATTCCGGATAAAATAGTTCCTAAAGGAACTTCTCATATTGATAATATAGAAATATTTAAATGGGGAGATATTAAAAATTTTAATTTTAAAATAAAGGATCATGTTATTTTAGGTAATCTAGTTGATGGTTTAGATTGGAAGTCTGGATCGCAAATAACAGGTTCAAGATTTGTTGTAATGTCAAACAAAATTGCTTTATTGCATCGTGCATTAGGTCAATTTATGTTAGATACTCATATATTAATTCATGGGTATACTGAAATTAACGTTCCTTATATCGTGAATGAAAAAAGTCTTTATGGTACAGGGCAATTACCTAAATTTAAAAAAGAATTATTTCAACTTTATAATGAAGATGAAAAAAATAATAAATATTTTTTAATACCTACATCTGAAGTTCCATTAATAAATATTTTTCAATCAAAAAAAATTTTATGTACAGATTTACCTATAAAATTAACATCTTTAACTTCATGTTTTCGGTCTGAAAGTGCTTCATATGGGTTAGATACAAAAGGATTAATTCGTATGCATCAATTTGATAAAGTAGAACTGGTACAAATTGTGCATCCTGAACAGTCAAATAATGCATTAGAAGAATTAACGTTACATGCAGAAAAGATATTAAAACTATTAAAATTGCCATATAGAAAAATTCTATTATGTTCAAAAGATTTAAGTTTTGCTGCTACTAAGACTTATGATTTAGAGGTATGGTTTCCGTCACAAAATATGTATCGTGAAGTATCTTCTTGTTCTAATATAAATGATTTTCAGTCACGACGTATTAATCTAAAAATTATCAAATCATTTGCAACAAAAAAAGAAAAATTCTTTCCTCATACTTTAAATGGATCAGGTTTAGCAATTGGAAGAGTTTTAGCTGCTATTATGGAAAATAATCAAACTGCTAATGGAGATGTACTTGTACCTAAAGTTCTGCAGAAAAAATATATGCACGGAATAAAAATAATAAATTCAATAAAGTAA
- the cmk gene encoding (d)CMP kinase, with protein MKSLTPVITIDGPCGVGKSVLSKQIAKKLHWFVLDSGIFYRTFALIALKYDIPMLEHELLKIFSLDLYYWCMEDQYNLIKLYKKNVPNIISEKTISYVSSKIAIFPKVRKELLTTQRIFKKKPGLIANGRDMGTVVFPKANLKLFLDGNLIVRAQRRFCELRKKGIQVNFNSLKLEMYQRDIQDIKRSISPLIPAKDAIMIDSTNMSFEEVFNISLKYIKINKILLSPI; from the coding sequence ATGAAATCATTGACTCCTGTAATAACTATAGATGGACCATGCGGAGTAGGAAAAAGTGTTTTATCTAAACAAATTGCTAAAAAATTACATTGGTTTGTCTTAGATTCTGGAATATTTTATCGAACTTTTGCTTTAATTGCACTGAAATATGATATTCCTATGTTAGAACATGAATTATTAAAAATTTTTTCGCTTGATTTATATTATTGGTGTATGGAAGATCAATATAATTTAATAAAATTATATAAAAAAAATGTTCCTAATATCATTTCAGAAAAAACAATATCATATGTTTCTTCTAAAATAGCTATTTTTCCAAAAGTAAGAAAGGAATTGCTAACAACACAAAGAATTTTTAAAAAAAAACCAGGATTAATTGCTAATGGAAGAGATATGGGTACTGTAGTTTTTCCGAAAGCAAATTTAAAATTATTTTTAGATGGAAATCTGATAGTAAGGGCACAAAGAAGATTTTGTGAATTAAGAAAAAAAGGCATTCAAGTTAATTTTAATAGCTTAAAATTAGAAATGTATCAGCGTGATATACAAGATATTAAAAGATCTATATCTCCTTTGATACCAGCAAAAGATGCTATAATGATAGATTCTACTAATATGAGCTTTGAAGAAGTATTTAATATATCATTAAAATACATTAAAATAAATAAAATATTATTATCACCAATATAA
- the gpmA gene encoding 2,3-diphosphoglycerate-dependent phosphoglycerate mutase, whose protein sequence is MNNRNLILIRHGESLWNQSNQFTGWRDIDLSIKGEEEALKAGILLSQNGFKFDYSYTSYLKRAIHSLWIILKNIDHSWIPIINDWRLNERHYGKLEGLNKKEVEAKYGSLQLHQWRRSFTIKPPQLSKDSIHFPGKNRRYSSIDPESLPTSENLKDTMHRVIACWNDSIFPKIKENKNILIVAHGNSLRSLIKYLSNINDEDIEKIEINTGSPIVYEFNSSYEPIQYHLL, encoded by the coding sequence ATGAATAACCGCAATCTGATATTAATTAGACATGGTGAAAGTTTATGGAATCAAAGTAACCAGTTTACTGGATGGCGAGATATTGATTTATCTATTAAAGGAGAGGAAGAAGCATTAAAAGCAGGAATTTTACTATCACAAAATGGTTTTAAATTCGATTATAGTTATACTTCATATTTGAAAAGAGCTATACATAGCTTATGGATTATACTAAAAAATATTGATCATTCTTGGATTCCAATTATAAATGATTGGAGATTGAATGAAAGACATTATGGTAAGTTAGAAGGATTAAATAAAAAAGAAGTAGAAGCAAAATATGGAAGTTTACAATTACATCAATGGCGTCGTAGTTTTACTATTAAACCTCCTCAACTATCAAAAGATAGTATACATTTTCCAGGAAAAAATCGCCGATATTCCAGTATAGATCCAGAATCTTTACCTACATCGGAAAACTTAAAAGATACAATGCACAGGGTTATTGCATGCTGGAACGATTCAATTTTTCCTAAGATTAAAGAAAACAAAAATATATTAATTGTTGCACATGGAAATTCTTTAAGATCATTAATAAAATATTTATCCAACATTAATGATGAAGATATTGAAAAAATTGAAATTAATACTGGATCTCCAATAGTATATGAATTTAATTCTTCGTATGAACCGATACAATATCATTTATTGTAA
- the sucB gene encoding dihydrolipoyllysine-residue succinyltransferase, translating into MNNQLSICCPILPESVINGTISKWYKQVGDAVKYNEVLLDLETDKVILEIPASNHGILLKILKKEGDQVTSNEILGYMSINISNEIKKEIIKKNDNLIVKNNQQDINLTPSARRLIQTYDLDLNKINKEYRFNKINSAIIEKYIRNQLHQKIHNINNIKTNTIKQDNNFRSDEMYQRKKMSSMRQKICERLLQSVHNAVMLTTFQEINMSHIIKLRKKYNIQFQKKYSIKLGFMSFYVKAITECLKNFPEINASIDGSDIIYYKYFDISIAIATTSGLVTPVLKSTDKLSMYMIENKIKNFADKANVGKLKIKDLIGGNITISNGGVFGSLFSTPIINPPQSAILGIHAIQNRAVVIDNEIKIMPMMYAALTYDHRIVDGKDAISFLKMFKNIIEDYSRIIINI; encoded by the coding sequence ATGAATAATCAATTATCAATTTGTTGCCCCATTTTACCAGAATCTGTGATTAATGGGACTATTTCTAAATGGTATAAACAAGTTGGAGATGCAGTAAAATATAATGAGGTTTTATTAGATTTAGAAACTGATAAAGTTATTTTAGAAATTCCAGCTTCTAATCATGGTATTTTATTAAAAATTTTAAAAAAAGAAGGAGATCAAGTAACTTCAAATGAAATATTGGGTTATATGAGTATTAATATTTCTAATGAAATAAAGAAAGAAATTATAAAAAAAAATGATAATTTAATAGTTAAAAACAACCAACAAGATATAAATCTTACACCAAGTGCACGAAGATTAATACAAACCTATGATCTCGATTTAAACAAAATTAATAAAGAATACAGATTTAATAAAATTAATAGCGCAATTATAGAAAAATATATTAGAAATCAATTACATCAAAAAATTCATAATATTAATAATATTAAAACAAATACAATAAAACAAGATAATAATTTTAGATCTGATGAAATGTATCAAAGAAAAAAAATGTCTTCCATGCGTCAAAAAATTTGTGAAAGATTATTACAAAGTGTACATAATGCAGTTATGTTGACAACATTTCAAGAAATAAATATGAGTCATATAATAAAATTAAGAAAAAAATATAATATTCAATTTCAAAAAAAATATTCAATAAAACTTGGATTTATGTCTTTTTATGTTAAAGCTATTACAGAATGTTTAAAAAATTTTCCAGAAATAAACGCATCTATTGATGGAAGTGATATTATTTATTATAAATATTTTGATATAAGCATTGCTATTGCTACTACATCAGGGTTAGTTACTCCAGTTTTAAAAAGTACTGATAAATTAAGTATGTATATGATTGAAAATAAAATTAAAAATTTCGCAGATAAAGCTAATGTAGGTAAATTAAAAATTAAAGATTTAATAGGAGGAAATATTACTATTAGTAATGGAGGTGTATTTGGATCTTTATTCTCTACTCCTATTATTAACCCCCCCCAATCTGCAATATTAGGAATTCATGCAATACAAAATCGAGCAGTAGTCATCGACAATGAAATTAAAATAATGCCTATGATGTATGCAGCATTAACTTACGACCATAGAATTGTAGATGGAAAAGATGCAATTAGTTTTTTAAAAATGTTTAAAAATATAATAGAAGATTATTCTAGAATAATAATAAATATTTAA
- the serC gene encoding 3-phosphoserine/phosphohydroxythreonine transaminase, which produces MNNIYNFSAGPAMLPKKVMVQIKKDFLNWNNLGISVLELSHRNEYFFSFFKETKNNLKKLLFIPNNYEIIFCHGGARGQFSAIPMNLVQKNDKSDYFCSGFWSYYAAEEAKKYCSPNIIDITQEIDEQKSLIPMQNWPIHSHSEYIHYCPNETIEGIAIFEEPQFEKNKIIIGDFSSTILSQQINIQNYHLIYASAQKNIGIPGLTVVIINKELLKYRKNIVPSILDYNTLYMTQSMFNTPATFSWYVAGLMLEWLIESGGIKTIEKKNKKKALYLYDFIDKTDFYNNNIDKQYRSNMNIPFFIKKQNLTNLFLKKAEENNLFGLKGHNLIGGLRASLYNAMPLKGVKKLVDFMYQFEIDHR; this is translated from the coding sequence ATGAACAATATATATAATTTTAGCGCAGGACCTGCAATGCTTCCAAAAAAAGTTATGGTTCAAATAAAAAAAGACTTTTTAAATTGGAACAATTTAGGAATATCTGTTTTAGAATTAAGTCACCGCAATGAATATTTTTTTTCTTTTTTTAAAGAAACTAAAAATAATTTAAAAAAATTACTATTTATTCCAAATAATTACGAAATAATATTTTGCCATGGAGGTGCAAGAGGTCAATTTTCTGCAATTCCTATGAATTTAGTTCAAAAAAATGATAAATCTGATTACTTTTGTAGTGGTTTTTGGTCTTATTATGCTGCAGAAGAAGCTAAAAAATATTGTAGTCCTAATATTATTGATATAACTCAAGAGATCGATGAACAAAAAAGCTTAATTCCAATGCAAAATTGGCCAATTCATTCTCATTCTGAATATATTCATTATTGTCCTAATGAAACTATTGAAGGTATCGCTATCTTTGAAGAACCTCAATTTGAAAAAAATAAAATAATTATTGGAGATTTTTCTTCAACAATTTTATCTCAACAAATTAATATACAAAATTATCATTTAATATATGCTAGTGCGCAAAAAAATATAGGAATACCTGGTTTAACTGTGGTAATTATTAATAAAGAACTCTTAAAATATAGAAAAAATATAGTTCCGTCTATTTTAGACTATAATACATTATATATGACTCAATCAATGTTTAATACTCCTGCAACATTTTCATGGTATGTAGCTGGTTTAATGCTGGAATGGTTAATTGAATCAGGTGGAATTAAAACTATTGAGAAAAAAAATAAAAAAAAAGCACTATATTTATACGATTTTATTGATAAAACAGACTTTTATAATAATAATATAGACAAACAATATCGTTCTAATATGAATATTCCTTTTTTTATAAAAAAACAAAATTTAACTAATTTATTTTTAAAAAAAGCTGAAGAAAATAATTTATTTGGATTGAAAGGGCATAATCTTATAGGTGGACTTAGAGCTTCTCTATACAATGCTATGCCTTTAAAAGGTGTAAAAAAGTTAGTTGATTTTATGTATCAGTTTGAAATTGATCACCGATAA
- the rpsA gene encoding 30S ribosomal protein S1: protein MKESFSSLFQESLKNIKTKPGSIINGTIISIEKDNVLIDAGLKSESNIPIEQFKNAQGQLEIKLGDVVEVALDAIEDGFGETLLSREKAKRHESWIILEKAYKDIATIKGIINGKVKGGFTVELNNIRAFLPGSLVDVRPIRDSMHLEGQELEFKVIKLDQKRNNVVVSRRAVIESENSAERNQLLDSLKEGVNLSGIVKNLTDYGAFVDLGGIDGLLHITDMAWKRVKHPSEIVSIGDEIKVKILKFDKDKTRVSLGLKQLGEDPWIAIAHRYPEGSKIHGRITNLTDYGCFVEIEEGIEGLVHVSEMDWTNKNIHPTKIVNINDQIEVMILNIDEERRRISLGIKQCTNNPWKEFAEINKKGSHVQGKIKSITDFGIFVGLPKGIDGLIHLSDISWIDSGEKIISNYKKGENITAVVLQVDAERERISLGLKQIDEDPLIKFFKIQKRNELITGKIVLFSEKNKSISLIFEKNIPGLLLLDEITLSNDDNISDKWKYICNELHIEDTINVLINNIDKKNRIIYVSYTLPKNKIEKSNHTIDNQLNDEIIKKENNENVDNIMTEAFKAANCNE, encoded by the coding sequence ATGAAAGAATCTTTTTCTAGTTTATTTCAAGAGTCGTTAAAAAATATTAAAACCAAACCAGGTTCGATTATAAACGGAACAATCATATCTATCGAAAAAGATAATGTTTTAATAGATGCGGGGTTAAAATCTGAATCCAATATACCCATTGAACAGTTTAAAAATGCACAAGGTCAATTAGAAATTAAATTAGGAGATGTAGTTGAAGTAGCATTAGATGCTATAGAAGATGGATTTGGCGAAACTTTACTTTCGAGAGAAAAAGCAAAAAGACATGAATCATGGATTATTTTAGAAAAAGCATATAAAGATATTGCAACTATTAAAGGAATAATTAATGGAAAAGTAAAGGGTGGATTTACAGTAGAATTAAATAATATTCGTGCTTTTTTGCCAGGATCATTAGTAGATGTACGACCAATTCGAGATTCAATGCATTTAGAGGGTCAAGAATTAGAATTTAAAGTAATTAAATTAGATCAAAAAAGAAATAATGTTGTTGTTTCTAGAAGAGCTGTTATAGAGTCTGAAAACAGTGCAGAACGAAATCAACTTTTAGATAGTTTAAAAGAAGGTGTAAATCTATCAGGTATTGTAAAAAATTTAACAGACTATGGAGCATTTGTAGATTTAGGAGGAATTGATGGATTATTACATATAACAGACATGGCGTGGAAAAGAGTTAAACATCCAAGTGAAATTGTAAGTATAGGAGATGAAATTAAAGTAAAAATATTAAAATTTGATAAAGATAAAACAAGAGTTTCTTTAGGATTAAAACAATTAGGGGAAGATCCATGGATCGCTATTGCTCATAGATATCCAGAAGGAAGTAAAATTCATGGTAGAATTACTAATTTAACAGATTATGGTTGTTTTGTAGAAATTGAAGAAGGTATTGAAGGTTTAGTACATGTTTCTGAAATGGATTGGACTAATAAAAATATTCATCCTACAAAAATAGTTAATATTAATGATCAAATTGAAGTTATGATTTTAAATATTGATGAAGAAAGGAGAAGAATATCATTAGGTATTAAGCAATGCACTAATAATCCATGGAAAGAATTTGCAGAGATTAATAAAAAAGGATCACATGTTCAAGGAAAAATTAAATCTATAACAGATTTCGGAATATTTGTTGGTCTTCCAAAAGGTATTGATGGATTAATTCATTTATCAGATATATCTTGGATTGACTCTGGAGAAAAAATTATTTCTAATTACAAAAAAGGTGAAAATATCACAGCAGTAGTATTACAAGTAGATGCAGAAAGAGAAAGAATATCGTTAGGATTAAAACAAATTGATGAAGACCCTTTAATTAAATTTTTTAAAATACAAAAACGTAATGAATTAATAACTGGAAAAATAGTTTTATTTTCTGAAAAAAATAAAAGTATTTCATTAATTTTTGAAAAAAATATTCCTGGATTACTTTTATTAGATGAAATAACGTTGTCTAACGACGATAACATTTCAGATAAATGGAAGTATATTTGTAATGAATTACATATTGAAGATACAATAAACGTATTAATCAATAATATTGATAAAAAAAATAGAATCATATATGTTTCTTACACCTTGCCGAAAAATAAAATAGAAAAATCAAATCATACGATAGACAATCAATTAAATGATGAAATAATAAAAAAAGAAAATAATGAAAATGTGGATAACATCATGACAGAAGCTTTTAAAGCTGCTAACTGTAATGAGTAA